In a single window of the Thermofilaceae archaeon genome:
- a CDS encoding UxaA family hydrolase yields MAETVQAYYRESRKVFGVRNHVLILPTTPCVNRLAELIYEEFKGERWGEHGENRVVLARHNVGCCHVGFDLDVAFETLLGIASHPNVYGVLLVSLGCGQLCKRPLGSGESRLENLLSFKLYERLVKRGVEVRWVNLQEPWPESVDGFERVVELGRKFVRGMLERASSLRRTEAPLKRVVIGVGNGASDPTSGLFANPAVGYVVEKLVREGVSVVFCQTTEVLGSEGLLLSRVADETVARKLRRLLEAAYAVKEALSEYTYETDPTPGNIASGISTLAEKSLGSVLKIGRDANVKILDVLPYARQIPRGRGGLFLMDSPGEDIPAITGMVAGGAHAVIFTTGLGTPAGSVVSPVLKVTANRDTYARLASIIDVYIPVEEVFNGRSLRELAVETIYPALLDVLSGERLAKSEVNGQADLDVRGYWLRA; encoded by the coding sequence ATGGCCGAAACGGTGCAGGCCTACTACAGGGAGTCGAGGAAGGTGTTCGGAGTCAGGAACCACGTCCTAATCCTGCCGACTACGCCCTGCGTGAACAGGTTGGCGGAGCTCATATACGAGGAGTTCAAGGGTGAGAGGTGGGGGGAGCACGGGGAGAACAGGGTTGTCCTGGCGCGTCACAACGTGGGCTGCTGCCACGTTGGCTTCGATCTGGACGTAGCATTCGAAACCCTGCTCGGCATAGCTTCGCACCCAAACGTTTACGGAGTACTGCTCGTCAGCCTGGGCTGCGGGCAGCTTTGTAAAAGACCCCTCGGATCCGGTGAAAGTAGGCTGGAGAACCTCCTCTCGTTTAAGCTCTACGAGAGGCTTGTGAAGAGGGGTGTTGAGGTACGCTGGGTGAACCTACAGGAGCCGTGGCCCGAGTCGGTGGACGGTTTCGAAAGAGTCGTCGAACTCGGCAGGAAGTTCGTGAGGGGGATGCTGGAGAGGGCCAGCTCGTTGAGGAGGACAGAGGCCCCGCTCAAACGCGTAGTGATAGGGGTCGGTAACGGGGCATCTGACCCAACTTCGGGCCTTTTCGCCAACCCGGCTGTAGGGTATGTCGTTGAGAAGCTGGTTAGAGAGGGGGTCAGCGTGGTTTTCTGTCAGACAACTGAGGTTCTTGGCAGCGAGGGCCTACTATTGAGCAGGGTAGCTGACGAGACCGTTGCCAGGAAGCTGAGGAGGCTGCTCGAGGCGGCCTACGCTGTGAAGGAGGCTCTATCGGAGTACACGTATGAGACGGACCCGACCCCCGGCAACATCGCGAGCGGCATTTCAACTCTCGCTGAGAAATCTCTCGGTAGCGTGCTGAAGATCGGTAGAGACGCAAACGTGAAGATCCTCGACGTCCTTCCGTACGCTCGTCAAATCCCGCGGGGGAGAGGCGGCCTCTTCCTGATGGACTCTCCGGGCGAGGACATCCCAGCGATAACGGGGATGGTAGCAGGTGGGGCTCACGCGGTTATTTTCACGACGGGTTTAGGAACACCGGCGGGGTCCGTCGTGAGCCCTGTCCTGAAGGTGACCGCAAACAGGGATACCTACGCTAGGCTGGCCAGCATCATAGACGTCTACATCCCGGTAGAGGAGGTCTTCAATGGAAGGAGCCTCCGCGAGCTCGCTGTCGAAACGATCTACCCAGCGCTGCTAGACGTTTTGTCGGGAGAGCGGTTAGCGAAGAGCGAGGTCAACGGGCAGGCGGATCTGGATGTGAGGGGTTACTGGCTGCGGGCGTAG
- a CDS encoding NAD+ synthase — MNAQSREKSLSTPLEGDRDRGSGWRRFYERITSIDYASVERRISGYLREYLEEAGAGCYVLGLSGGIDSSVVTTLAARAVGPERVVALIMPDSTSTPGEDLEDARWLVRHLNIRFHEAPIDTLVAAASTSVPLFDQTDLKALGNLKARIRMLMLYYVANRLGGIVLGSGDRSELLLGYFTKYGDGAADLLPIGDLYKSQVRGLAKHLGLPDRIALKPSSPRLWPGQMAESELGFTYDVADVVLYAVFDLGYAPERVVEETGIPYEKVRSILSRVESSAHKRRLPPVVELKGVAHP, encoded by the coding sequence ATGAACGCCCAGTCTCGTGAAAAATCTCTGAGTACCCCGCTCGAGGGCGATAGGGACAGGGGTTCTGGTTGGCGTAGATTCTACGAAAGGATAACCTCCATTGATTACGCATCCGTAGAGAGGAGAATTTCCGGCTACTTGCGGGAGTACCTTGAAGAGGCCGGAGCTGGCTGTTACGTCCTAGGGCTCAGCGGCGGCATAGACTCGTCAGTTGTGACCACCCTCGCGGCGCGAGCTGTAGGGCCGGAGCGGGTCGTCGCGCTGATAATGCCCGATTCAACCTCCACTCCCGGTGAGGATCTGGAAGACGCCAGGTGGCTGGTCCGCCACTTGAACATCAGGTTCCACGAGGCTCCAATCGACACTCTCGTAGCGGCTGCATCTACGAGCGTGCCTCTCTTCGACCAGACCGATTTGAAGGCGCTGGGTAATCTGAAGGCTAGGATCCGCATGCTGATGCTGTACTACGTTGCTAACAGGCTGGGGGGGATCGTGCTCGGCAGCGGCGACCGCAGCGAGCTCCTGCTCGGCTACTTCACTAAGTACGGCGATGGGGCTGCCGACCTTCTACCCATTGGAGACCTCTACAAGAGCCAGGTCCGGGGGCTCGCTAAGCACTTGGGGCTGCCCGATCGAATCGCCCTGAAGCCGAGTAGTCCGAGGCTGTGGCCTGGGCAAATGGCGGAGAGTGAGTTGGGGTTCACTTACGACGTGGCGGACGTGGTGTTGTACGCCGTTTTCGACCTCGGATACGCTCCTGAGCGCGTTGTTGAGGAGACGGGAATTCCTTATGAGAAAGTGAGGAGCATCCTGTCCAGGGTGGAAAGCTCAGCCCATAAGCGCCGCTTACCACCTGTTGTTGAGCTGAAGGGGGTGGCGCACCCCTAG
- a CDS encoding PIN domain-containing protein, with product MPGKTVVVIDSSAIIACLEDRRDLFEALRDSFEGSVEVVVPNAVLEELKKLAAQGGRKKLAARLALQLLQRGSDDIVIRVIDVDAKSTDEALLKLSMELNAFLITIDRELRKTAEAKGITALTYLRSKKKFG from the coding sequence ATGCCCGGGAAAACGGTGGTCGTGATTGATTCGAGCGCGATAATCGCGTGCTTAGAGGACAGGAGGGACCTCTTCGAAGCACTGAGAGACTCTTTCGAAGGGAGCGTCGAAGTCGTCGTGCCTAACGCCGTGTTGGAAGAACTGAAGAAGCTGGCTGCGCAGGGTGGGCGCAAGAAGCTAGCGGCTCGATTAGCGCTACAGCTCCTACAAAGAGGCTCAGATGACATAGTCATTCGTGTGATTGACGTGGACGCGAAGAGCACTGACGAAGCCCTCCTAAAACTGTCCATGGAGTTGAACGCCTTCCTAATCACCATTGACAGGGAGCTGCGTAAAACAGCTGAAGCCAAAGGCATAACGGCTCTCACCTACCTCCGCTCCAAGAAGAAGTTCGGGTGA
- a CDS encoding cyclic 2,3-diphosphoglycerate synthase: MSGGNRRRVIIMGAGGRDFHNFNIFFRGNPDYEVVAFTAAQIPNIEGRVYPPGLAGPLYPKGIPIYSEDDLPRLIQELRVDEVVLAYSDLTCEDVLVKLSRVLAAGASFRVLGPRETMLKASKPVIAVTATRTGAGKSTTSRYIVSVLKRANLKPVVVRHPMAYGDLEAMRVQKFSRLEDLDAHTFTIEEREEYEQHVVEGTTVYAGVDYAEILKEIEEGPYDIIVWDGGNNDWPFIKPDLYVTVADPTRQGHELSFPGLVNVLLADVIVVNKVNMVDREAVEATIRRIRKLNPSAEIVQASSEVYLSNPELVKGRRVLVVEDGPSVTHGHMPYAAGYVAAVKFGGIPVDPRPYAVGSLKKVYEEYAHMGPVLPAMGYGPTQMKELETVINSVPADAVVLGTPSDLSRYMKLNKPVVKVRFEINEPGRLAEIILSFVKRMRADGRLP; this comes from the coding sequence ATGTCGGGGGGTAACCGGAGAAGAGTCATCATCATGGGGGCGGGGGGTCGCGATTTTCACAACTTTAACATCTTCTTCCGTGGGAACCCCGATTACGAGGTTGTGGCTTTCACGGCCGCTCAGATCCCAAACATCGAGGGACGAGTCTACCCCCCAGGGCTGGCGGGTCCGCTGTACCCGAAGGGGATACCCATTTACAGCGAGGATGACCTTCCAAGGCTAATCCAGGAGTTGCGCGTGGACGAGGTTGTCTTGGCGTACAGCGATCTCACTTGCGAGGATGTCCTCGTGAAGCTAAGCAGGGTGCTAGCTGCCGGAGCCAGCTTCAGAGTGCTCGGACCCAGAGAAACGATGCTGAAGGCTTCGAAGCCCGTCATCGCAGTCACGGCTACGCGGACAGGAGCCGGGAAGAGCACTACCTCCCGCTACATCGTGAGTGTGCTAAAGCGGGCGAACCTCAAACCTGTTGTGGTGAGGCACCCAATGGCGTACGGCGACTTAGAAGCGATGAGAGTCCAGAAGTTCAGCCGGTTAGAGGATCTGGACGCTCACACGTTTACCATCGAGGAGAGGGAGGAGTACGAGCAGCACGTTGTGGAGGGTACGACGGTTTACGCGGGGGTCGATTACGCAGAGATCCTGAAGGAGATTGAGGAGGGACCCTACGACATCATAGTTTGGGATGGTGGGAACAACGACTGGCCTTTCATCAAGCCGGACCTCTATGTGACGGTTGCCGATCCTACGCGGCAAGGCCACGAACTCTCCTTCCCCGGCCTAGTGAATGTGCTCCTAGCGGACGTGATCGTCGTGAACAAGGTTAACATGGTTGACCGAGAGGCGGTCGAAGCAACTATCAGGAGGATCAGGAAGCTCAATCCCTCCGCCGAGATTGTTCAGGCTTCTTCTGAGGTCTACCTCAGTAACCCTGAGCTCGTGAAGGGCAGAAGGGTCCTAGTGGTAGAGGATGGGCCTTCGGTTACGCACGGGCATATGCCCTATGCTGCTGGATACGTGGCAGCGGTGAAGTTCGGGGGGATCCCCGTTGATCCGCGGCCCTACGCCGTAGGAAGCTTGAAGAAGGTGTACGAGGAGTACGCGCACATGGGCCCCGTGCTCCCTGCTATGGGGTATGGGCCCACACAGATGAAAGAGCTGGAAACGGTGATTAACAGCGTGCCAGCGGACGCTGTGGTTCTTGGAACCCCCAGCGATCTTTCCAGGTATATGAAGCTCAACAAGCCGGTTGTTAAGGTCCGATTCGAAATAAACGAGCCTGGGAGGCTCGCGGAGATCATCCTCTCTTTTGTCAAAAGGATGAGGGCCGATGGTAGATTACCTTAG
- the speB gene encoding agmatinase has protein sequence MVDYLSFLVEPRRPTFLGFSSDPASARAVILGVPYDSSSTCAPGCRYAPARVRETSHALEAFDPQLRVNAEELPVADVGDVVTSLNPEVMIKDVSKVVKELRERGKLIACLGGDHTVTLGALSGMGHPISMVVFDAHLDYRNEYPRGDRLSHATVLRRAREALVKEAVVIGARALSKEEVEALSLDDRVTVLHPWAGRSEIEAALSTLSGPLYVSIDIDVLDPSVAPGVGCPEPGGLNYYQVLDILSLVFEGEVVGLDIVEVNPLVDVNDLTSRIAAKLLMRCLILLTRS, from the coding sequence ATGGTAGATTACCTTAGTTTCCTGGTTGAGCCGAGAAGACCAACTTTCCTCGGCTTCTCGAGCGACCCAGCGAGCGCCAGGGCGGTTATACTGGGCGTACCCTACGACAGTAGCTCAACCTGCGCACCTGGCTGCCGCTACGCTCCAGCCCGAGTGAGGGAAACGTCTCACGCGCTTGAAGCTTTTGATCCCCAATTGAGGGTTAACGCGGAGGAGCTTCCAGTAGCCGACGTGGGGGACGTTGTGACATCCCTGAACCCCGAAGTAATGATCAAGGATGTATCGAAGGTTGTTAAAGAGCTGCGCGAGAGAGGAAAGTTGATTGCGTGCCTCGGCGGTGACCACACCGTAACGCTGGGGGCGCTCAGCGGCATGGGGCATCCCATCTCGATGGTGGTGTTCGATGCGCACTTAGACTACCGTAACGAGTACCCACGTGGGGATAGGCTCAGCCACGCAACTGTGCTGAGGCGGGCTAGAGAGGCACTGGTGAAGGAGGCGGTAGTCATAGGCGCACGCGCTCTTTCAAAGGAAGAGGTCGAAGCGCTATCCCTGGACGACAGAGTCACTGTTCTGCACCCCTGGGCCGGGAGAAGCGAGATCGAAGCCGCGCTGAGCACGTTGAGCGGGCCACTCTACGTGAGCATCGATATCGACGTCCTTGACCCATCAGTAGCTCCAGGCGTCGGGTGTCCAGAACCAGGCGGCTTAAACTACTACCAGGTATTGGACATCCTCTCGCTGGTATTCGAGGGGGAAGTGGTGGGCCTCGATATAGTCGAAGTTAACCCTCTAGTCGATGTAAACGACTTGACCAGCCGTATTGCAGCGAAGCTCCTAATGAGATGCCTAATCCTCTTGACCCGGAGCTAA
- a CDS encoding DNA-directed RNA polymerase subunit P, whose protein sequence is MSTEERMYKCAKCGKEFSKSEMEILPGVKCPFCGWRIVIKLRAPTIRKVKAV, encoded by the coding sequence GTGTCAACAGAGGAGAGAATGTACAAGTGCGCTAAGTGCGGCAAGGAGTTCTCCAAGTCCGAAATGGAGATACTGCCGGGCGTCAAGTGCCCCTTCTGCGGCTGGCGGATAGTGATAAAGCTTCGTGCACCCACGATTAGGAAGGTTAAAGCAGTTTAG
- a CDS encoding UPF0179 family protein, giving the protein MPKLAMVPEPQASRGFIFRAVIDPRCFGCGYFSVCSKNLRQGWRYRVLSVRRVAHVCPILGEKMYVVEVEEAPLRVVVDSKVAIAGLKLRYKRVACDERKCTIRSHCAQAPLLDGEDVRVVGVLNRVECLRGLHLTLVELVPAE; this is encoded by the coding sequence GTGCCTAAGCTGGCGATGGTTCCAGAGCCCCAAGCGTCCCGCGGCTTCATTTTCAGAGCGGTAATCGATCCCAGATGCTTCGGGTGCGGCTACTTTTCGGTTTGCTCGAAGAACTTGAGGCAAGGATGGCGTTATAGGGTGCTTTCAGTCAGGAGAGTGGCGCACGTTTGCCCCATACTGGGCGAAAAAATGTACGTTGTTGAAGTGGAGGAAGCTCCACTTCGAGTGGTTGTCGATAGTAAGGTGGCGATAGCAGGTTTGAAGCTTCGATACAAGCGAGTTGCTTGCGACGAGAGAAAGTGCACTATCCGGAGTCACTGCGCCCAGGCACCGCTTCTCGACGGAGAGGACGTAAGGGTGGTCGGGGTGCTTAACCGCGTTGAGTGCCTGCGCGGGCTTCATCTAACCCTTGTCGAGCTCGTCCCAGCGGAGTAA
- a CDS encoding proteasome subunit beta, with amino-acid sequence MQPAFSSGKPYLGVEPLKGTTTVGMAFKDFIVLAADRRATSGSFIAHKRAEKIHKIDEHIAATIAGYVGDAQWLVERLRAEAKLYRSNVGEPISVQAIATLASTILFRSRPMIVVQMLIGGVDYEGGALFSLDWLGTVTRERYTATGSGTPYAISLIESEYRESMNPEEAVKLAIRAVRAATLRDPGSGEGVDVAVVTAKDGVRVIRGEEIL; translated from the coding sequence ATGCAACCTGCCTTTTCAAGTGGTAAACCCTACCTGGGCGTGGAACCGCTCAAGGGTACGACAACCGTAGGCATGGCCTTTAAGGACTTCATAGTTCTAGCGGCGGATAGGAGGGCTACCAGCGGCTCCTTTATCGCGCACAAAAGGGCTGAAAAAATACACAAGATCGATGAGCACATCGCTGCCACAATAGCCGGCTACGTAGGCGACGCTCAATGGCTCGTCGAAAGGTTGAGGGCAGAAGCGAAGCTCTACCGGAGTAACGTGGGAGAGCCGATTAGCGTCCAAGCGATCGCCACCCTGGCTTCGACGATACTCTTCAGGAGCAGACCGATGATAGTGGTTCAGATGCTAATCGGAGGAGTCGACTACGAGGGTGGTGCGTTATTCAGCCTCGACTGGCTCGGCACTGTCACGCGGGAAAGGTACACTGCAACGGGCTCGGGCACCCCCTACGCCATCAGTCTCATAGAGAGCGAGTACAGAGAAAGCATGAACCCCGAAGAAGCGGTAAAGCTCGCTATACGAGCTGTTAGAGCTGCGACTTTAAGGGATCCTGGGAGCGGCGAGGGAGTGGACGTGGCGGTGGTAACGGCGAAGGACGGTGTACGAGTAATTCGAGGCGAGGAAATCCTGTAA
- a CDS encoding beta-CASP ribonuclease aCPSF1, producing MEALKGTVLDLRRKILELIPPEAEVTNIKFEGPRIAIYTRRPDIFISEEEKLIKEIVKTIKKRIVVRADQAVRLKAQEAEREIRSIVPPEAGIRRIYFNEELGEVEIEAEKPGYVIGKSGETRREIFRRTGWHPRILRAPALSSPSITEIRELFRVHAEDRASLLEQTGGRIFRVKLFENNYVRIIGLGGFQEVGRSAILIQTPESQILLDAGIKPTSNADEYPFFEVPEFNVDKLDAVVITHSHLDHCGALPYLFKYGYRGLVYATEPTFYLMKLVQEDYLRVARREGRPLPYSEKDIATAVLHTYPLAYGEVTDIAPDVKLTLYKSGHILGGAMVHLHIGEGLINIVYTGDFKFEHTLMLDAADFKFPRLEVLILEATYSGKDDILPSRDEATKQLIDVVAETIGRNGVVLIPVLAVGRAQEVLLALRLAMEAGQLPTVPIFIEGMIDEVNAIHTVFPEYLNATVSEMIYRKVNPFTAPNVHVLKGEEREEVIEARPCVILATSGMLTGGPVMEYLKLLAEDERSSLVFVSYQVEGTLGRKILQGLRELTFVDSRGRVELRELKMHVYRVEGFSGHSDRRQLVSYLKRVTPTPRKVILNHGERNKMKTFAKSLERLFPNVEIYAPENLESIRAV from the coding sequence ATGGAGGCTCTTAAAGGCACTGTATTGGACCTTAGGAGGAAAATATTAGAATTGATACCGCCTGAAGCAGAGGTCACAAATATAAAATTCGAGGGACCGCGCATAGCGATTTACACAAGAAGACCCGATATATTCATAAGCGAAGAAGAAAAGTTGATAAAAGAGATAGTAAAAACTATAAAGAAAAGGATAGTTGTTAGAGCTGACCAGGCTGTTAGGCTAAAGGCGCAAGAGGCTGAAAGGGAGATTAGGAGCATTGTACCTCCGGAAGCCGGGATTCGCAGGATATACTTCAACGAGGAGTTAGGCGAGGTTGAGATCGAAGCCGAGAAACCTGGGTACGTGATCGGTAAGAGCGGAGAGACGAGAAGGGAGATATTCAGAAGGACAGGCTGGCACCCGCGCATTCTGCGAGCTCCGGCGCTCAGCTCGCCCAGCATTACGGAGATTAGGGAGCTATTCAGGGTTCATGCGGAGGATCGCGCTAGCCTTCTGGAGCAGACGGGAGGAAGGATCTTCCGCGTGAAGCTCTTCGAAAACAACTATGTAAGGATTATCGGGTTGGGTGGCTTCCAGGAGGTCGGGCGGAGTGCAATCCTAATACAAACTCCCGAGAGCCAGATACTCCTCGATGCCGGCATAAAGCCCACCTCGAACGCGGATGAGTACCCGTTCTTCGAGGTTCCCGAATTCAACGTCGACAAGCTGGATGCGGTTGTGATAACGCACTCCCACTTAGACCACTGCGGAGCACTACCATACCTCTTCAAGTACGGATACCGCGGCCTAGTCTACGCGACGGAGCCTACCTTCTACCTGATGAAGCTCGTGCAGGAAGACTACCTTAGGGTGGCTCGTAGAGAGGGTAGGCCGCTACCCTACAGCGAAAAAGATATTGCGACGGCGGTTCTTCACACATACCCTCTCGCTTACGGGGAAGTGACGGACATCGCCCCCGATGTGAAGCTAACCCTATACAAGTCCGGCCACATCCTGGGCGGTGCTATGGTCCACCTCCACATCGGCGAGGGCCTCATCAACATAGTCTACACGGGAGACTTCAAGTTCGAGCATACGCTGATGCTCGACGCGGCCGACTTCAAGTTCCCCAGGCTTGAAGTCCTAATACTAGAGGCCACCTACAGCGGGAAGGACGATATCCTACCAAGTAGAGACGAAGCGACGAAGCAGCTGATAGACGTTGTAGCAGAAACGATAGGAAGAAACGGAGTAGTACTAATTCCGGTACTCGCAGTTGGTAGGGCCCAGGAAGTCCTACTGGCGCTCAGGCTAGCTATGGAGGCTGGCCAGCTACCGACCGTCCCGATATTCATCGAGGGGATGATAGATGAGGTTAATGCTATCCACACCGTCTTCCCTGAGTACTTGAACGCCACGGTCAGCGAAATGATATACCGGAAAGTTAATCCGTTCACCGCGCCCAACGTACATGTCTTGAAAGGTGAGGAGAGGGAGGAGGTCATCGAAGCTCGACCCTGCGTCATACTCGCCACTTCAGGAATGCTGACAGGAGGCCCCGTGATGGAGTACTTGAAGCTCCTAGCCGAGGATGAGCGGAGCTCGCTCGTCTTCGTGAGCTACCAGGTGGAAGGCACGCTGGGCAGGAAGATACTGCAAGGCTTGAGAGAACTCACGTTCGTGGACAGCCGTGGGAGGGTAGAGCTGAGGGAGTTGAAAATGCACGTGTACAGGGTTGAGGGGTTCTCCGGGCATAGCGACAGGAGGCAGCTTGTATCTTACCTGAAGAGGGTAACACCGACGCCAAGGAAGGTAATCCTGAACCACGGCGAGAGGAACAAAATGAAGACGTTCGCTAAAAGTCTTGAGAGGCTCTTCCCCAACGTGGAGATATACGCTCCTGAAAACCTTGAATCGATCAGAGCTGTTTAG
- a CDS encoding Lrp/AsnC family transcriptional regulator translates to MMSSVIDEKDLEIIKMLENNARMPLTRIAEKVGMSDVAIRKRLKRLEDEGIIKGYRLRLDHSKLGYRARAIIGFNVEAARLLEVIKALTELPEVKFLAVTSGDHMVIVDYWAKDNIELEKFVNEIKNKYGARDVMPSLVLEMIKE, encoded by the coding sequence ATGATGAGCTCGGTAATAGATGAAAAGGACTTGGAGATAATAAAGATGCTGGAAAATAACGCCCGAATGCCGTTAACTAGGATAGCAGAGAAGGTCGGCATGAGCGACGTTGCCATTAGGAAGAGGTTGAAAAGGTTAGAGGACGAGGGCATAATAAAGGGTTACAGGCTCCGACTGGACCACTCGAAGCTGGGCTACAGGGCTAGAGCTATCATAGGCTTCAACGTTGAAGCTGCTAGGCTCCTTGAAGTGATTAAGGCTCTCACGGAACTGCCGGAGGTCAAGTTCCTGGCCGTTACATCCGGCGATCACATGGTAATCGTGGACTACTGGGCCAAAGACAACATTGAGCTAGAAAAGTTCGTAAACGAGATCAAGAACAAGTACGGCGCACGCGACGTAATGCCGTCACTAGTTCTGGAAATGATTAAAGAATAA
- a CDS encoding Lrp/AsnC family transcriptional regulator, with product MQLDELDKVLLRSLLANARVPLSEVAKSIGAARTTLSERLDRLEREGVVKGYRADVDLRKLGYKYVAFVLVKVRRTGGLRGDKSNQELLAEKIVEDCYTRKGLPWVEEAHIITGEYDLLLKVWAREWDELTSFLIRYMPEHSDVVQTHTMLVLKTIQDDKRPPI from the coding sequence ATGCAGTTGGATGAGCTGGATAAAGTTTTGCTTCGCTCGCTGCTAGCTAACGCGAGAGTTCCTCTATCCGAGGTAGCGAAGAGCATTGGGGCGGCTAGAACAACGCTGAGTGAGAGGCTTGATAGGCTAGAGCGGGAGGGGGTCGTAAAGGGGTATAGGGCAGACGTAGATTTGCGGAAACTCGGTTACAAGTACGTCGCTTTTGTACTCGTTAAGGTCAGAAGGACGGGGGGTCTTCGAGGCGATAAGTCGAATCAGGAGCTACTGGCAGAAAAAATCGTTGAAGATTGCTACACTCGGAAGGGCCTCCCCTGGGTTGAGGAGGCTCACATAATTACTGGCGAGTACGATCTCCTTCTCAAGGTGTGGGCACGAGAGTGGGATGAGCTGACCTCGTTTCTGATAAGGTACATGCCGGAGCACAGTGACGTAGTGCAAACTCACACAATGCTAGTGTTGAAGACGATACAAGACGATAAGCGTCCTCCCATCTAG
- a CDS encoding serine protein kinase RIO, whose product MRWSEDEITDKLVKKMKSEKKVKDSRILEVVEEVFDHRTLMALYKLLNDGVIKRVYGAVAAGKEARIYWAQGSQDEDLALKIYLVTASEFRRGRLAYLEGDPRFRRLRGDVRKIVEAWCSKEYRNLIRAWEAGVRVPRPIARNGNILVMEFIGDPEARGRPAPLLKDVELDDPAPAFETLKQYIIALYRKAKLVHADLSEYNVMVRGDELVLIDFGSAVDTRHPRALEFLERDIRNIFLYFARLGVETGDPRNFLQQCLQER is encoded by the coding sequence ATGCGATGGAGCGAGGATGAGATAACTGATAAGCTCGTTAAGAAAATGAAAAGTGAAAAAAAGGTGAAGGATAGTAGGATTCTGGAAGTTGTGGAAGAGGTTTTTGATCACAGAACCTTGATGGCGCTCTACAAGCTATTGAATGATGGAGTCATAAAGAGGGTTTACGGGGCAGTTGCGGCCGGGAAGGAGGCGAGGATATACTGGGCTCAAGGTTCGCAAGACGAGGATCTTGCTCTGAAGATCTACCTCGTAACAGCTTCGGAATTTCGAAGGGGTAGGCTAGCCTACCTAGAGGGTGATCCCAGGTTCAGGAGGCTTAGGGGCGACGTAAGGAAAATCGTTGAAGCGTGGTGCTCGAAGGAGTACAGGAATCTGATCAGGGCTTGGGAAGCTGGGGTGAGAGTTCCCCGCCCGATCGCTAGGAACGGCAACATACTGGTCATGGAGTTCATCGGAGATCCGGAAGCTCGCGGTAGACCGGCGCCGCTGCTGAAGGACGTAGAGCTCGACGACCCCGCCCCTGCTTTTGAAACCCTGAAACAGTACATTATTGCTTTATACAGAAAGGCCAAGCTCGTGCACGCGGATCTATCCGAGTATAACGTTATGGTAAGAGGAGATGAGCTAGTGCTCATCGACTTCGGCTCAGCAGTTGACACGCGGCATCCGAGAGCTCTGGAGTTCCTAGAGCGGGATATTCGTAACATATTCCTCTACTTCGCTAGACTCGGCGTTGAAACGGGTGATCCCAGGAATTTCCTGCAACAGTGCTTGCAAGAGCGGTAG
- a CDS encoding translation initiation factor eIF-1A: MPKRKGEEERKDSMPLPNGKDMLLGVIQQFLGYDRARVLCEDGKVRLCRIPGRYKKRVWMKVGDVVLVAPWEFQRDEKGDIIYRYSGGEVQKLDSMRLTEGLKKVLEGTSM; the protein is encoded by the coding sequence GTGCCTAAAAGAAAGGGAGAGGAAGAAAGGAAGGACAGTATGCCGCTGCCCAACGGTAAGGACATGCTACTGGGCGTTATCCAGCAGTTCCTAGGCTACGATCGAGCGAGAGTCCTCTGCGAGGATGGAAAGGTCAGGCTATGCAGGATCCCTGGGAGGTATAAGAAGAGGGTTTGGATGAAGGTGGGAGACGTCGTACTCGTAGCCCCCTGGGAGTTCCAGCGTGACGAGAAGGGGGACATCATATACAGGTACTCCGGCGGCGAAGTCCAGAAACTGGATAGCATGAGACTCACAGAGGGGCTCAAGAAGGTGCTGGAAGGCACATCCATGTGA